The window gttagcaacaccaaggtcattggttcgaatcccagggaaagCAACAATTTGTGTAAAATGTGTACCTCGAATATAATGtaagtcaatttggataaaagtgtctgccacatgcgtaaatataaaaatagaaaaaattactGGTGCTTGCTAAGCCACTTTTGACTTTTGATTTTGGCAAAATGCTAAAACACCAAAAACCCCAAAAGCAACACCCTTGTAACCAGTCTAATCATCATGTTGTTGAGTTCTGCATATGAATgcacttttttcaaataaaatatcaaaatctagttatttttattatttatttcccaTCATTCCATCACATTCAGCACAACTCAATATTCAGCATATAAAAATGTCAGTGCATAACATCAAATGTAATGTACAATGCATGTACAAAATTGTAAAAGTGTGTATGTACAGGTTTTTTATTGCCACTGATGGTCCTATGAGTAACTTTTAGCATCCACACAACCTTACCATTGCACTTTTTTTATAGTGATTGAACTTattactgaaaggttctttgggcaCCCAAAAAAATTTGTTCTTCTGCAGCATTGCTACCAAAACTCCCTCCTTTTTTTTGAGATTGTAACATAATTGCGTCACTGTCTCAATGGTGGGTGAGATTCGTGAGATTAGATACTGAGAATTAGAAATGTCTCAGTGTCATCGTCATCCCATTCTGATAGTATCTCACTCTTATTCACTCAAATAGAAGCTTGAATGTCTCCTCTCTGGTCATCATATTGGCAAAATGATAACCTGATGCATGCAGGAAGTCACAGAGGGACGGTCCCACATCGGATGTCCCAGTATTAGTGACATAGCCACACAAAGCATCTCTCTGCTGTTGCTCTAATCGAGAAATAAACGTCTTCTGGAGCAAGCAACATGAGGGAAAGCAGATACGCTTTGATCTGTGCTTTTACCCAGTCATAAAAAAGCCCACATCTCACGTGAATGTCAGTTCTATGTCTCCTAACTTAAGAGGCAACGTGTCCATCTGGCAAGGTTCTTGTAGAAGTAGTGGACAGGTGATAAAAAGCGACGACTCGCTGCAGTCCTCGTCATACTGGGAGGACAAATCCCCCAAACCTAATACATTCACAGACTGTAAAGGAGATTTTTTCAAATAGCTTGGTCTGTCGTTGTCATTATCGGTTGTGGTTTGCTCATGAGACAATGAATCACTGTCTGTTGGTAGCTTCCTGGTTTTGCACCACATGCAAGTCTCAACGTCAGAACACAAGCATGTGACATGACCAGACCGATAGCCACAGCTAGGGCTAGCCATGTTAGCCTGTACGTCACATGGGATGTTGGCCTCACTTTCAGCAAAAGTTGAAGGACTCTGACTACGATATCCATCCCCAACGACTACTATCTCAGACAGGAGGTCCCCACCTGCCCCATTGAGATTGTCAGACACATCCCGGTTTCCCATTCCCAAGCCACTGTCCTCTTTTCTTTCAGTTTGGTTGCAGCTATTTACTCCTCCGTCTAGGGAAGGGAGCTCTTCCAGACTTCTTCTTCCACTGCTGAGACTGTCCTCGGAGTCAGTCACACTGCCACAGCCGCTGTCTTCCTGTCCCATATTTCCATCTGTGCTTGGGTTCTTAACTGAATGCTGCTGGCCAACACTCACCCCGCTGTCTgtactctctcttctctctttgtcCTCCTCCAGCAGGTTCTTGTTCTCATCAAATGCTTTACTCTTTCCCGCCTTTTTATTGTTGGTAACTACCCATCCCTTGTCAGTGACTGTTTCCACTTGGATCAATCCTACGTGCATAGGGTTCCATCCATTCACAGCAGATTTCTGATGGAAATAGAAATAAgatgatataataaatgaaatgtgggGTCCGTAAGGTCTGTGTATGtgtaagaaataataattattcaatgGGGATGCATTCATTGAAGAATctagaataaaatacaattaaattaaatgtattactcTTTCCACAACACACttcaaaatatttctgaaggatcatgtgacactgaaaactgcagtAATGGTGgttgcttaaaattcagctttgtcacatATTAATACATTGTACactttttagttatttaaaatgattatatatatatatatatatatatatatatatatatatatatatatatatatatatataagaatattgatgtttttactgcatttttgatgaaataaatgcaggcttggtgtacactttttttttcaaaaaacatttacaaatctgcCTACACATACATGTGTATACGTATatcatgtatttgtttatttgacaACCAGAAAGTGACAGAAAATAGTTTCATTCTGAATCGAATTGTGTTATAATTAAAACCAAACATCACTGAAATGATAGATACGCAAGACATGAAAAATCCCCAGCATTTCCCTTTTCTGCTACTGTTCCTCGAAAGGAGAACCAACACCTATGACAGGCGTCAGAACTGAGCTGTACTTCTTAGACTTTATTCCTTTTTTAAGACCCTGAAACTAGCTTGCTCTAGCACTTTGGTTTTGAAGAAACTGCATTTGTTTTAAAACCCCCAAGCGTACTCACCAGAACCGCCGGCATTTTACTCGGACGCTTCAGGAAGAAACAGACGGCAAACATGAAGAAGGACATGACTCCAACTACGCCGATAGCAGCTATGAAGATCATCAGGGACATATCTGACAAAAAGTGAGGAAGTGATTTAAATTTCACATAGAAATTATTCTAGGAACATACATAAACCCAACAACCATGCCCAATAAACCCAACACAAAGCATTATATGCTACATATAATgcctattaaataaatacagattcaTTTTTAAGATTTTGCTGGCATTTTAGAAAAACAGCATCAGATTCTTCTTCTATTTGAGAGACATCTGTAAAATTAGATgattattagttatttaaatgTGATCTACTGTATAGTACCTGCTGATAGATATATGCATTGTGGTAATGAGGTGTTTCTCCCATCATTAGATACCATCTCCACTTTCACTTGAACACAATACTCCTGCCATAACGATAATGAAGTGAACTCCACCTCACCATCTTCTTCATCATCAATTACTGTTAAAGCCTATGTCAGGGAAAACACAGGTTTAGGGATCGCAATGGCATGCAGTATAATAAGCAATTTCAGTTCTTGTAAAGATaattttcaacaaaaaatgtTGGGCTAGTCCACTAAAAACCAACCTCGCTCTCCCGTCCTTTTGGATACAGAATAGCTGTGTATTCTGTGCCATAATCAAAAAGATCTTTGAGAAAAGGCTTTCTGTAAATCTTAACTTTCACCGTATTAGAGGAGGAAGAAAGGTCAAACTCTGGAGCCAACAATTTGCCTGGAAGATGGAAGATCACCATTACCAACTGTGCAACTTGTAGACAGTAATAAAATTTGGTAgttgtatttattacagttttgtttGGTAAATAGTGGTCCTGCGAATACTTACTGTCCATTAAATGAATTCGTCTTGGATCTGACCAGGAAAAGTTATAATTTCCTTCAAACAGTCCgatctttattttcattaaaggtTGGTATATAAAGTTCCCAAGTTCACATCTAGTTTCTGTCGTCATGTTACACTCTGGCACAATGTCCCACTCAGCATCAGGACCTTTATCTCTATCAAAGCAAAGACAAGTAGCTATTAGCTTTGGAGTATTGTAAAAATTAGTTcaagctaaaaatgaaaataatattttggcaACTGTGGATATGCGTTGTATTATAATGGTTGATGGATATAAGGAAAAGATTTCTGCTTACAGTGCTGTATTCACTTGATAAAGGGCATTTAGAGGGGCTACTTCAGGGGGATCCCAGAGCACAGTTACATTTCCCTCCCATATgtcaaatgtcacatttaattccAGCGGTTCACCTgtgaacaaataagaaaaaaatatcagaATTATCCACACCCTTCCCCATTCTTTTGATCAATGCTCATCTCTTCCCAATAGAGAAGTGGTTTATTTGCACTTGTTCCAGTCACACTTGAGGTACCGTATTTATTGTGAACAAATAATGATCAGCTGTACTTTCCTGATGTAGGTGGCATGACAATACCTTCTCTTTGGTCATTGTAGTTAAATGGATGTTTGCTTCATCAAGCAAACCACCcaaattttcccaaaaagcacttaCACAATGCCGAACAATACAATGTATTGGCGAAGACCGGGGTTAGTTTGTGTGGGTTCAGTAAAAAATCCAACTACACAAGTTTCAGTTTTCTCTAACAGTATTTTCTAGGGTGGTTTTAACAATGAACGAATAGCATTTGGTTTTAACACCTGAGGAACCGGACAAATATCACCTAGCATCAGTGTTTCTAATCGATATCCTTGTCAAATAAATAGTTCAATGAATAGATAAAGGTTGTCTTTGACATACATTCATTTTGAGAGGTTCCTAGGTCACTTGGGGGCGGCCAAATTTGGCAAGGAATTTACATCACTCACGTCATCGCTGTGACAGAAACTGGGGACAAGTTTCAAGTCAAGCGCCCACTTGCACTTTATTGTGCATTTTCAGTATTGTggatattatttttatgaatatttaatgtacaaataaatagtATTTTCGATTATTATCCAGTAAaatccagtatatatatatatatatatatatatatatatatatatatatatatatatatatatatatatatatatatatatatcctagcAAAATTAAGAATTAGCTTCAAAATAGTTtacataaatcaatcaatcattcttACCTGATATGTAAACTGGAATGATTATTAATGTGACCAAAAAAGAAATCCATGAAATCCAATCCATGTTTATATCAGTTGAAAATCATATCCAATATTACAAATCCCAATTCCAGTCCAgttccacacacaaacacacgcataaAAGCTCAACATGAAGCGTTCCTGATAACTAAACCACTCTTCTAAGAGAGCCAGCTCAATGTTCAGTTGCGTCcgcgcgtctctctctctctctctctctctctctctctcatgtgaaTGTGAAGCTGAGCGGTTGACTGCTTCTCTATGTATTTGCACTGTGAACTCCCCCCTCCTTTCTGTTTTGGTTTAGTCAGTCTTCCGTGATGGCAGATA is drawn from Carassius auratus strain Wakin chromosome 40, ASM336829v1, whole genome shotgun sequence and contains these coding sequences:
- the LOC113058732 gene encoding uncharacterized protein LOC113058732 isoform X2, with the protein product MDWISWISFLVTLIIIPVYISGEPLELNVTFDIWEGNVTVLWDPPEVAPLNALYQVNTALDKGPDAEWDIVPECNMTTETRCELGNFIYQPLMKIKIGLFEGNYNFSWSDPRRIHLMDSKLLAPEFDLSSSSNTVKVKIYRKPFLKDLFDYGTEYTAILYPKGRESEALTVIDDEEDGEVEFTSLSLWQEYCVQVKVEMVSNDGRNTSLPQCIYLSADMSLMIFIAAIGVVGVMSFFMFAVCFFLKRPSKMPAVLKSAVNGWNPMHVGLIQVETVTDKGWVVTNNKKAGKSKAFDENKNLLEEDKERRESTDSGVSVGQQHSVKNPSTDGNMGQEDSGCGSVTDSEDSLSSGRRSLEELPSLDGGVNSCNQTERKEDSGLGMGNRDVSDNLNGAGGDLLSEIVVVGDGYRSQSPSTFAESEANIPCDVQANMASPSCGYRSGHVTCLCSDVETCMWCKTRKLPTDSDSLSHEQTTTDNDNDRPSYLKKSPLQSVNVLGLGDLSSQYDEDCSESSLFITCPLLLQEPCQMDTLPLKLGDIELTFT
- the LOC113058732 gene encoding uncharacterized protein LOC113058732 isoform X1, coding for MNAMTNQRRAEDSSLKRNKKCRFAYKCEPLELNVTFDIWEGNVTVLWDPPEVAPLNALYQVNTALDKGPDAEWDIVPECNMTTETRCELGNFIYQPLMKIKIGLFEGNYNFSWSDPRRIHLMDSKLLAPEFDLSSSSNTVKVKIYRKPFLKDLFDYGTEYTAILYPKGRESEALTVIDDEEDGEVEFTSLSLWQEYCVQVKVEMVSNDGRNTSLPQCIYLSADMSLMIFIAAIGVVGVMSFFMFAVCFFLKRPSKMPAVLKSAVNGWNPMHVGLIQVETVTDKGWVVTNNKKAGKSKAFDENKNLLEEDKERRESTDSGVSVGQQHSVKNPSTDGNMGQEDSGCGSVTDSEDSLSSGRRSLEELPSLDGGVNSCNQTERKEDSGLGMGNRDVSDNLNGAGGDLLSEIVVVGDGYRSQSPSTFAESEANIPCDVQANMASPSCGYRSGHVTCLCSDVETCMWCKTRKLPTDSDSLSHEQTTTDNDNDRPSYLKKSPLQSVNVLGLGDLSSQYDEDCSESSLFITCPLLLQEPCQMDTLPLKLGDIELTFT